A genomic region of Zalophus californianus isolate mZalCal1 chromosome 1, mZalCal1.pri.v2, whole genome shotgun sequence contains the following coding sequences:
- the MED26 gene encoding mediator of RNA polymerase II transcription subunit 26 isoform X4 has product MSKIRNMVAVLEVISSLEKYPITKEALEETRLGKLINDVRKKTKNEELAKRAKKLLRSWQKLIEPVHQNEAALRGLAGSTGSANGGAHNCRPEGGAAGAPKSIHELKNRNDIQRLPGQRLDRLGSRKRRGDQRDLGHPGPPPKVSRASHDSLVPNSSPLPTNGIGGSPESFPGTLDGSGHAGPEGSRLEHGESDKHGGKIPVNAVRPHTSSPGLGKPPGPCLQTKATVLQQLDRVGETPGPPHPKGPPRCSFSPRNSRHEGSFARQRSPYTPKGSVPSPSPRPQALDATQVPSPLPLAQPSTPPVRRLELLPSAESPVRWLEQPEGHQRLAGQGCKGGLPPAEPLLPRAGFSPDSSKADSDAASSGGSDSKKKKRYRPRDYTVNLDGQVAEAGVKPVRLKERKLTFDPMTRQIKPLTQKEPVRADSPVHTEQPRTELDKPEAKASVQSPFEQTNWKELSRNEIIQSYLSRQSSLLSSSGAQTPGAHHFMSEYLKQEESTRRGARKPHVLVPHSAPTDLPGLNREVTQDDLDRIQAHQWPGVNGCQDTQGNWYDWTQCISLDPHGDDGRLNILPYVCLD; this is encoded by the exons ATCCGGAACATGGTGGCGGTGCTGGAAGTCATCTCCAGCCTGGAGAAATACCCCATTACCAAAGAGGCATTGGAG GAAACTCGACTTGGGAAGCTCATCAACGACGTCCGCAAGAAAACGAAGAACGAGGAGCTCGCCAAGCGGGCCAAGAAGCTGCTGCGGAGCTGGCAGAAGCTCATTGAGCCCGTGCACCAGAATGAGGCGGCGCTGCGAGGGCTGGCGGGCAGCACCGGCTCTGCCAACGGGGGTGCTCATAACTGCCGGCCGGAGGGGGGAGCGGCCGGCGCGCCCAAGAGCATCCATGAGCTGAAGAACCGCAATGACATCCAGAGGCTGCCTGGACAGCGGCTGGACAGGCTGGGTAGCCGCAAGCGCCGGGGAGATCAGCGTGACCTCGGCCACCCTGGGCCACCTCCCAAGGTCTCCAGAGCCAGCCACGACTCCCTGGTACCCAactcatcccccctccccaccaacggCATCGGCGGGAGCCCCGAGAGCTTCCCTGGCACCCTGGACGGCAGCGGGCACGCGGGCCCCGAGGGCAGCCGCCTGGAGCACGGCGAGAGCGACAAACACGGTGGCAAGATTCCCGTGAACGCCGTGCGGCCGCACACCAGCTCCCCAGGCCTGGGCAAGCCCCCGGGCCCCTGCTTGCAGACCAAGGCCACAGTGCTGCAGCAGCTGGACCGGGTGGGTGAGACTCcggggcccccccaccccaaggggcCGCCTCGCTGCTCTTTCAGTCCCCGGAACTCACGGCACGAGGGCTCCTTTGCCCGGCAGCGGAGCCCGTACACACCCAAGGGCTCCGTGCCCAGCCCCTCTCCACGGCCCCAGGCGCTCGATGCCACACAGGTGCCATCGCCGCTTCCGCTGGCCCAGCCGTCCACACCACCCGTGAGGCGGCTCGAGCTGCTGCCCAGTGCTGAGAGCCCGGTGCGCTGGCTGGAGCAGCCTGAGGGCCACCAGCGGCTGGCGGGGCAGGGCTGCAAGGGGGGGCTGCCCCCAGCCGAGCCCCTCCTTCCCCGGGCGGGCTTTTCCCCGGACTCCTCCAAGGCGGACAGCGACGCTGCCTCGTCTGGTGGCTCGGacagcaaaaagaagaagaggtacCGGCCTCGTGACTACACGGTGAACTTGGACGGGCAGGTGGCGGAGGCGGGTGTCAAGCCCGTCCGGTTAAAAGAGCGGAAGCTCACCTTTGACCCCATGACCAGACAGATCAAACCTCTGACCCAGAAAGAGCCAGTGCGGGCTGACAGCCCCGTGCACACAGAACAGCCCAGGACAGAGCTGGACAAGCCCGAGGCCAAGGCCAGCGTCCAGAGCCCTTTTGAACAGACGAACTGGAAGGAACTGTCGCGCAACGAGATCATCCAGTCCTACCTGAGCCGGCAGAGCAGCCTGCTCTCGTCGTCAGGCGCACAGACCCCAGGGGCTCACCACTTCATGTCTGAGTACCTGAAGCAGGAGGAGAGCACCCGGCGCGGGGCCCGGAAGCCACATGTGCTGGTGCCTCACAGCGCGCCCACGGACCTCCCGGGGCTGAACCGCGAGGTCACGCAGGACGATCTGGACAGAATCCAGGCCCACCAGTGGCCAGGGGTGAACGGGTGTCAGGACACACAGGGTAACTGGTATGACTGGACGCAGTGCATATCGCTCGACCCGCATGGGGACGACGGGCGGTTGAACATTCTGCCTTATGTCTGCTTGGACTGA
- the MED26 gene encoding mediator of RNA polymerase II transcription subunit 26 isoform X3 yields MLLFLLTSFEIRNMVAVLEVISSLEKYPITKEALEETRLGKLINDVRKKTKNEELAKRAKKLLRSWQKLIEPVHQNEAALRGLAGSTGSANGGAHNCRPEGGAAGAPKSIHELKNRNDIQRLPGQRLDRLGSRKRRGDQRDLGHPGPPPKVSRASHDSLVPNSSPLPTNGIGGSPESFPGTLDGSGHAGPEGSRLEHGESDKHGGKIPVNAVRPHTSSPGLGKPPGPCLQTKATVLQQLDRVGETPGPPHPKGPPRCSFSPRNSRHEGSFARQRSPYTPKGSVPSPSPRPQALDATQVPSPLPLAQPSTPPVRRLELLPSAESPVRWLEQPEGHQRLAGQGCKGGLPPAEPLLPRAGFSPDSSKADSDAASSGGSDSKKKKRYRPRDYTVNLDGQVAEAGVKPVRLKERKLTFDPMTRQIKPLTQKEPVRADSPVHTEQPRTELDKPEAKASVQSPFEQTNWKELSRNEIIQSYLSRQSSLLSSSGAQTPGAHHFMSEYLKQEESTRRGARKPHVLVPHSAPTDLPGLNREVTQDDLDRIQAHQWPGVNGCQDTQGNWYDWTQCISLDPHGDDGRLNILPYVCLD; encoded by the exons ATCCGGAACATGGTGGCGGTGCTGGAAGTCATCTCCAGCCTGGAGAAATACCCCATTACCAAAGAGGCATTGGAG GAAACTCGACTTGGGAAGCTCATCAACGACGTCCGCAAGAAAACGAAGAACGAGGAGCTCGCCAAGCGGGCCAAGAAGCTGCTGCGGAGCTGGCAGAAGCTCATTGAGCCCGTGCACCAGAATGAGGCGGCGCTGCGAGGGCTGGCGGGCAGCACCGGCTCTGCCAACGGGGGTGCTCATAACTGCCGGCCGGAGGGGGGAGCGGCCGGCGCGCCCAAGAGCATCCATGAGCTGAAGAACCGCAATGACATCCAGAGGCTGCCTGGACAGCGGCTGGACAGGCTGGGTAGCCGCAAGCGCCGGGGAGATCAGCGTGACCTCGGCCACCCTGGGCCACCTCCCAAGGTCTCCAGAGCCAGCCACGACTCCCTGGTACCCAactcatcccccctccccaccaacggCATCGGCGGGAGCCCCGAGAGCTTCCCTGGCACCCTGGACGGCAGCGGGCACGCGGGCCCCGAGGGCAGCCGCCTGGAGCACGGCGAGAGCGACAAACACGGTGGCAAGATTCCCGTGAACGCCGTGCGGCCGCACACCAGCTCCCCAGGCCTGGGCAAGCCCCCGGGCCCCTGCTTGCAGACCAAGGCCACAGTGCTGCAGCAGCTGGACCGGGTGGGTGAGACTCcggggcccccccaccccaaggggcCGCCTCGCTGCTCTTTCAGTCCCCGGAACTCACGGCACGAGGGCTCCTTTGCCCGGCAGCGGAGCCCGTACACACCCAAGGGCTCCGTGCCCAGCCCCTCTCCACGGCCCCAGGCGCTCGATGCCACACAGGTGCCATCGCCGCTTCCGCTGGCCCAGCCGTCCACACCACCCGTGAGGCGGCTCGAGCTGCTGCCCAGTGCTGAGAGCCCGGTGCGCTGGCTGGAGCAGCCTGAGGGCCACCAGCGGCTGGCGGGGCAGGGCTGCAAGGGGGGGCTGCCCCCAGCCGAGCCCCTCCTTCCCCGGGCGGGCTTTTCCCCGGACTCCTCCAAGGCGGACAGCGACGCTGCCTCGTCTGGTGGCTCGGacagcaaaaagaagaagaggtacCGGCCTCGTGACTACACGGTGAACTTGGACGGGCAGGTGGCGGAGGCGGGTGTCAAGCCCGTCCGGTTAAAAGAGCGGAAGCTCACCTTTGACCCCATGACCAGACAGATCAAACCTCTGACCCAGAAAGAGCCAGTGCGGGCTGACAGCCCCGTGCACACAGAACAGCCCAGGACAGAGCTGGACAAGCCCGAGGCCAAGGCCAGCGTCCAGAGCCCTTTTGAACAGACGAACTGGAAGGAACTGTCGCGCAACGAGATCATCCAGTCCTACCTGAGCCGGCAGAGCAGCCTGCTCTCGTCGTCAGGCGCACAGACCCCAGGGGCTCACCACTTCATGTCTGAGTACCTGAAGCAGGAGGAGAGCACCCGGCGCGGGGCCCGGAAGCCACATGTGCTGGTGCCTCACAGCGCGCCCACGGACCTCCCGGGGCTGAACCGCGAGGTCACGCAGGACGATCTGGACAGAATCCAGGCCCACCAGTGGCCAGGGGTGAACGGGTGTCAGGACACACAGGGTAACTGGTATGACTGGACGCAGTGCATATCGCTCGACCCGCATGGGGACGACGGGCGGTTGAACATTCTGCCTTATGTCTGCTTGGACTGA
- the MED26 gene encoding mediator of RNA polymerase II transcription subunit 26 isoform X1 has product MTAAPASPQQIRDRLLQAIDPQSNIRNMVAVLEVISSLEKYPITKEALEETRLGKLINDVRKKTKNEELAKRAKKLLRSWQKLIEPVHQNEAALRGLAGSTGSANGGAHNCRPEGGAAGAPKSIHELKNRNDIQRLPGQRLDRLGSRKRRGDQRDLGHPGPPPKVSRASHDSLVPNSSPLPTNGIGGSPESFPGTLDGSGHAGPEGSRLEHGESDKHGGKIPVNAVRPHTSSPGLGKPPGPCLQTKATVLQQLDRVGETPGPPHPKGPPRCSFSPRNSRHEGSFARQRSPYTPKGSVPSPSPRPQALDATQVPSPLPLAQPSTPPVRRLELLPSAESPVRWLEQPEGHQRLAGQGCKGGLPPAEPLLPRAGFSPDSSKADSDAASSGGSDSKKKKRYRPRDYTVNLDGQVAEAGVKPVRLKERKLTFDPMTRQIKPLTQKEPVRADSPVHTEQPRTELDKPEAKASVQSPFEQTNWKELSRNEIIQSYLSRQSSLLSSSGAQTPGAHHFMSEYLKQEESTRRGARKPHVLVPHSAPTDLPGLNREVTQDDLDRIQAHQWPGVNGCQDTQGNWYDWTQCISLDPHGDDGRLNILPYVCLD; this is encoded by the exons ATCCGGAACATGGTGGCGGTGCTGGAAGTCATCTCCAGCCTGGAGAAATACCCCATTACCAAAGAGGCATTGGAG GAAACTCGACTTGGGAAGCTCATCAACGACGTCCGCAAGAAAACGAAGAACGAGGAGCTCGCCAAGCGGGCCAAGAAGCTGCTGCGGAGCTGGCAGAAGCTCATTGAGCCCGTGCACCAGAATGAGGCGGCGCTGCGAGGGCTGGCGGGCAGCACCGGCTCTGCCAACGGGGGTGCTCATAACTGCCGGCCGGAGGGGGGAGCGGCCGGCGCGCCCAAGAGCATCCATGAGCTGAAGAACCGCAATGACATCCAGAGGCTGCCTGGACAGCGGCTGGACAGGCTGGGTAGCCGCAAGCGCCGGGGAGATCAGCGTGACCTCGGCCACCCTGGGCCACCTCCCAAGGTCTCCAGAGCCAGCCACGACTCCCTGGTACCCAactcatcccccctccccaccaacggCATCGGCGGGAGCCCCGAGAGCTTCCCTGGCACCCTGGACGGCAGCGGGCACGCGGGCCCCGAGGGCAGCCGCCTGGAGCACGGCGAGAGCGACAAACACGGTGGCAAGATTCCCGTGAACGCCGTGCGGCCGCACACCAGCTCCCCAGGCCTGGGCAAGCCCCCGGGCCCCTGCTTGCAGACCAAGGCCACAGTGCTGCAGCAGCTGGACCGGGTGGGTGAGACTCcggggcccccccaccccaaggggcCGCCTCGCTGCTCTTTCAGTCCCCGGAACTCACGGCACGAGGGCTCCTTTGCCCGGCAGCGGAGCCCGTACACACCCAAGGGCTCCGTGCCCAGCCCCTCTCCACGGCCCCAGGCGCTCGATGCCACACAGGTGCCATCGCCGCTTCCGCTGGCCCAGCCGTCCACACCACCCGTGAGGCGGCTCGAGCTGCTGCCCAGTGCTGAGAGCCCGGTGCGCTGGCTGGAGCAGCCTGAGGGCCACCAGCGGCTGGCGGGGCAGGGCTGCAAGGGGGGGCTGCCCCCAGCCGAGCCCCTCCTTCCCCGGGCGGGCTTTTCCCCGGACTCCTCCAAGGCGGACAGCGACGCTGCCTCGTCTGGTGGCTCGGacagcaaaaagaagaagaggtacCGGCCTCGTGACTACACGGTGAACTTGGACGGGCAGGTGGCGGAGGCGGGTGTCAAGCCCGTCCGGTTAAAAGAGCGGAAGCTCACCTTTGACCCCATGACCAGACAGATCAAACCTCTGACCCAGAAAGAGCCAGTGCGGGCTGACAGCCCCGTGCACACAGAACAGCCCAGGACAGAGCTGGACAAGCCCGAGGCCAAGGCCAGCGTCCAGAGCCCTTTTGAACAGACGAACTGGAAGGAACTGTCGCGCAACGAGATCATCCAGTCCTACCTGAGCCGGCAGAGCAGCCTGCTCTCGTCGTCAGGCGCACAGACCCCAGGGGCTCACCACTTCATGTCTGAGTACCTGAAGCAGGAGGAGAGCACCCGGCGCGGGGCCCGGAAGCCACATGTGCTGGTGCCTCACAGCGCGCCCACGGACCTCCCGGGGCTGAACCGCGAGGTCACGCAGGACGATCTGGACAGAATCCAGGCCCACCAGTGGCCAGGGGTGAACGGGTGTCAGGACACACAGGGTAACTGGTATGACTGGACGCAGTGCATATCGCTCGACCCGCATGGGGACGACGGGCGGTTGAACATTCTGCCTTATGTCTGCTTGGACTGA
- the MED26 gene encoding mediator of RNA polymerase II transcription subunit 26 isoform X2 translates to MPVDEIRNMVAVLEVISSLEKYPITKEALEETRLGKLINDVRKKTKNEELAKRAKKLLRSWQKLIEPVHQNEAALRGLAGSTGSANGGAHNCRPEGGAAGAPKSIHELKNRNDIQRLPGQRLDRLGSRKRRGDQRDLGHPGPPPKVSRASHDSLVPNSSPLPTNGIGGSPESFPGTLDGSGHAGPEGSRLEHGESDKHGGKIPVNAVRPHTSSPGLGKPPGPCLQTKATVLQQLDRVGETPGPPHPKGPPRCSFSPRNSRHEGSFARQRSPYTPKGSVPSPSPRPQALDATQVPSPLPLAQPSTPPVRRLELLPSAESPVRWLEQPEGHQRLAGQGCKGGLPPAEPLLPRAGFSPDSSKADSDAASSGGSDSKKKKRYRPRDYTVNLDGQVAEAGVKPVRLKERKLTFDPMTRQIKPLTQKEPVRADSPVHTEQPRTELDKPEAKASVQSPFEQTNWKELSRNEIIQSYLSRQSSLLSSSGAQTPGAHHFMSEYLKQEESTRRGARKPHVLVPHSAPTDLPGLNREVTQDDLDRIQAHQWPGVNGCQDTQGNWYDWTQCISLDPHGDDGRLNILPYVCLD, encoded by the exons ATCCGGAACATGGTGGCGGTGCTGGAAGTCATCTCCAGCCTGGAGAAATACCCCATTACCAAAGAGGCATTGGAG GAAACTCGACTTGGGAAGCTCATCAACGACGTCCGCAAGAAAACGAAGAACGAGGAGCTCGCCAAGCGGGCCAAGAAGCTGCTGCGGAGCTGGCAGAAGCTCATTGAGCCCGTGCACCAGAATGAGGCGGCGCTGCGAGGGCTGGCGGGCAGCACCGGCTCTGCCAACGGGGGTGCTCATAACTGCCGGCCGGAGGGGGGAGCGGCCGGCGCGCCCAAGAGCATCCATGAGCTGAAGAACCGCAATGACATCCAGAGGCTGCCTGGACAGCGGCTGGACAGGCTGGGTAGCCGCAAGCGCCGGGGAGATCAGCGTGACCTCGGCCACCCTGGGCCACCTCCCAAGGTCTCCAGAGCCAGCCACGACTCCCTGGTACCCAactcatcccccctccccaccaacggCATCGGCGGGAGCCCCGAGAGCTTCCCTGGCACCCTGGACGGCAGCGGGCACGCGGGCCCCGAGGGCAGCCGCCTGGAGCACGGCGAGAGCGACAAACACGGTGGCAAGATTCCCGTGAACGCCGTGCGGCCGCACACCAGCTCCCCAGGCCTGGGCAAGCCCCCGGGCCCCTGCTTGCAGACCAAGGCCACAGTGCTGCAGCAGCTGGACCGGGTGGGTGAGACTCcggggcccccccaccccaaggggcCGCCTCGCTGCTCTTTCAGTCCCCGGAACTCACGGCACGAGGGCTCCTTTGCCCGGCAGCGGAGCCCGTACACACCCAAGGGCTCCGTGCCCAGCCCCTCTCCACGGCCCCAGGCGCTCGATGCCACACAGGTGCCATCGCCGCTTCCGCTGGCCCAGCCGTCCACACCACCCGTGAGGCGGCTCGAGCTGCTGCCCAGTGCTGAGAGCCCGGTGCGCTGGCTGGAGCAGCCTGAGGGCCACCAGCGGCTGGCGGGGCAGGGCTGCAAGGGGGGGCTGCCCCCAGCCGAGCCCCTCCTTCCCCGGGCGGGCTTTTCCCCGGACTCCTCCAAGGCGGACAGCGACGCTGCCTCGTCTGGTGGCTCGGacagcaaaaagaagaagaggtacCGGCCTCGTGACTACACGGTGAACTTGGACGGGCAGGTGGCGGAGGCGGGTGTCAAGCCCGTCCGGTTAAAAGAGCGGAAGCTCACCTTTGACCCCATGACCAGACAGATCAAACCTCTGACCCAGAAAGAGCCAGTGCGGGCTGACAGCCCCGTGCACACAGAACAGCCCAGGACAGAGCTGGACAAGCCCGAGGCCAAGGCCAGCGTCCAGAGCCCTTTTGAACAGACGAACTGGAAGGAACTGTCGCGCAACGAGATCATCCAGTCCTACCTGAGCCGGCAGAGCAGCCTGCTCTCGTCGTCAGGCGCACAGACCCCAGGGGCTCACCACTTCATGTCTGAGTACCTGAAGCAGGAGGAGAGCACCCGGCGCGGGGCCCGGAAGCCACATGTGCTGGTGCCTCACAGCGCGCCCACGGACCTCCCGGGGCTGAACCGCGAGGTCACGCAGGACGATCTGGACAGAATCCAGGCCCACCAGTGGCCAGGGGTGAACGGGTGTCAGGACACACAGGGTAACTGGTATGACTGGACGCAGTGCATATCGCTCGACCCGCATGGGGACGACGGGCGGTTGAACATTCTGCCTTATGTCTGCTTGGACTGA
- the MED26 gene encoding mediator of RNA polymerase II transcription subunit 26 isoform X5, translated as MVAVLEVISSLEKYPITKEALEETRLGKLINDVRKKTKNEELAKRAKKLLRSWQKLIEPVHQNEAALRGLAGSTGSANGGAHNCRPEGGAAGAPKSIHELKNRNDIQRLPGQRLDRLGSRKRRGDQRDLGHPGPPPKVSRASHDSLVPNSSPLPTNGIGGSPESFPGTLDGSGHAGPEGSRLEHGESDKHGGKIPVNAVRPHTSSPGLGKPPGPCLQTKATVLQQLDRVGETPGPPHPKGPPRCSFSPRNSRHEGSFARQRSPYTPKGSVPSPSPRPQALDATQVPSPLPLAQPSTPPVRRLELLPSAESPVRWLEQPEGHQRLAGQGCKGGLPPAEPLLPRAGFSPDSSKADSDAASSGGSDSKKKKRYRPRDYTVNLDGQVAEAGVKPVRLKERKLTFDPMTRQIKPLTQKEPVRADSPVHTEQPRTELDKPEAKASVQSPFEQTNWKELSRNEIIQSYLSRQSSLLSSSGAQTPGAHHFMSEYLKQEESTRRGARKPHVLVPHSAPTDLPGLNREVTQDDLDRIQAHQWPGVNGCQDTQGNWYDWTQCISLDPHGDDGRLNILPYVCLD; from the exons ATGGTGGCGGTGCTGGAAGTCATCTCCAGCCTGGAGAAATACCCCATTACCAAAGAGGCATTGGAG GAAACTCGACTTGGGAAGCTCATCAACGACGTCCGCAAGAAAACGAAGAACGAGGAGCTCGCCAAGCGGGCCAAGAAGCTGCTGCGGAGCTGGCAGAAGCTCATTGAGCCCGTGCACCAGAATGAGGCGGCGCTGCGAGGGCTGGCGGGCAGCACCGGCTCTGCCAACGGGGGTGCTCATAACTGCCGGCCGGAGGGGGGAGCGGCCGGCGCGCCCAAGAGCATCCATGAGCTGAAGAACCGCAATGACATCCAGAGGCTGCCTGGACAGCGGCTGGACAGGCTGGGTAGCCGCAAGCGCCGGGGAGATCAGCGTGACCTCGGCCACCCTGGGCCACCTCCCAAGGTCTCCAGAGCCAGCCACGACTCCCTGGTACCCAactcatcccccctccccaccaacggCATCGGCGGGAGCCCCGAGAGCTTCCCTGGCACCCTGGACGGCAGCGGGCACGCGGGCCCCGAGGGCAGCCGCCTGGAGCACGGCGAGAGCGACAAACACGGTGGCAAGATTCCCGTGAACGCCGTGCGGCCGCACACCAGCTCCCCAGGCCTGGGCAAGCCCCCGGGCCCCTGCTTGCAGACCAAGGCCACAGTGCTGCAGCAGCTGGACCGGGTGGGTGAGACTCcggggcccccccaccccaaggggcCGCCTCGCTGCTCTTTCAGTCCCCGGAACTCACGGCACGAGGGCTCCTTTGCCCGGCAGCGGAGCCCGTACACACCCAAGGGCTCCGTGCCCAGCCCCTCTCCACGGCCCCAGGCGCTCGATGCCACACAGGTGCCATCGCCGCTTCCGCTGGCCCAGCCGTCCACACCACCCGTGAGGCGGCTCGAGCTGCTGCCCAGTGCTGAGAGCCCGGTGCGCTGGCTGGAGCAGCCTGAGGGCCACCAGCGGCTGGCGGGGCAGGGCTGCAAGGGGGGGCTGCCCCCAGCCGAGCCCCTCCTTCCCCGGGCGGGCTTTTCCCCGGACTCCTCCAAGGCGGACAGCGACGCTGCCTCGTCTGGTGGCTCGGacagcaaaaagaagaagaggtacCGGCCTCGTGACTACACGGTGAACTTGGACGGGCAGGTGGCGGAGGCGGGTGTCAAGCCCGTCCGGTTAAAAGAGCGGAAGCTCACCTTTGACCCCATGACCAGACAGATCAAACCTCTGACCCAGAAAGAGCCAGTGCGGGCTGACAGCCCCGTGCACACAGAACAGCCCAGGACAGAGCTGGACAAGCCCGAGGCCAAGGCCAGCGTCCAGAGCCCTTTTGAACAGACGAACTGGAAGGAACTGTCGCGCAACGAGATCATCCAGTCCTACCTGAGCCGGCAGAGCAGCCTGCTCTCGTCGTCAGGCGCACAGACCCCAGGGGCTCACCACTTCATGTCTGAGTACCTGAAGCAGGAGGAGAGCACCCGGCGCGGGGCCCGGAAGCCACATGTGCTGGTGCCTCACAGCGCGCCCACGGACCTCCCGGGGCTGAACCGCGAGGTCACGCAGGACGATCTGGACAGAATCCAGGCCCACCAGTGGCCAGGGGTGAACGGGTGTCAGGACACACAGGGTAACTGGTATGACTGGACGCAGTGCATATCGCTCGACCCGCATGGGGACGACGGGCGGTTGAACATTCTGCCTTATGTCTGCTTGGACTGA